In Myxococcota bacterium, the genomic window AATTTCATCGGCTGACTGATCAAGCAACTTATGATCGTAAGCCTTCAAACGGATTCGAATTTTATTGGCCGACATTTGTTACTCCAAAATCTCAGACACCACACCGGCGCCTACAGTATGACCACCTTCACGGATAGCAAAGCGTAGTTCTTTGTCCATCGCGATCGGCGTAATCAAATCTACAACGATGGTGACGTTATCACCTGGCATCACCATTTCTGAGCCTTCTGGCAAAG contains:
- the tuf gene encoding elongation factor Tu (EF-Tu; promotes GTP-dependent binding of aminoacyl-tRNA to the A-site of ribosomes during protein biosynthesis; when the tRNA anticodon matches the mRNA codon, GTP hydrolysis results; the inactive EF-Tu-GDP leaves the ribosome and release of GDP is promoted by elongation factor Ts; many prokaryotes have two copies of the gene encoding EF-Tu) produces the protein LPEGSEMVMPGDNVTIVVDLITPIAMDKELRFAIREGGHTVGAGVVSEILE